Proteins encoded in a region of the Mesoflavibacter profundi genome:
- a CDS encoding Nif3-like dinuclear metal center hexameric protein, with the protein MLIKDIIEALEKDAPLQYAEDFDNVGLLVGDKNTKATSALITLDTTEAVVDEAIAKNCNLIISFHPIIFKGLKSLTGKNYVERAVLKAIKNDIAIYAIHTALDNYKKGVNAMLCDQLNLINQRILIPQKQTIKKLTTFVPKAEAEQLRNALFDAGAGSIGNYSNCSFNVDGIGTFNANQDANPTIGKKGETHYENETQINITFPKHLETKILSTLFKTHSYEEVAYEISTLENTNQSIGMGMIAQFEQEMEEKDFLNYLKDKMKAPYVRHTQLLNKKIKKVAVLGGSGSFAIGAAKASGADAFVTADLKYHDFFQAENNILLVDIGHYESEQYTKNGLVAILTKKIPNFAFVLSNTNTNPVKYF; encoded by the coding sequence ATGCTAATAAAAGACATTATTGAAGCATTAGAAAAAGATGCACCATTACAATACGCAGAAGATTTTGATAATGTTGGTCTTTTGGTTGGCGATAAAAATACTAAAGCAACATCGGCTTTAATCACGCTAGACACAACTGAAGCTGTGGTAGACGAAGCTATTGCAAAAAACTGCAACTTAATAATAAGTTTTCATCCTATCATTTTTAAAGGTTTAAAAAGCTTAACAGGTAAAAACTATGTAGAACGTGCTGTATTAAAAGCTATAAAAAACGATATCGCAATTTATGCAATTCATACCGCTTTAGACAACTACAAAAAAGGCGTTAACGCTATGCTATGCGATCAATTAAACTTAATTAATCAGCGTATATTAATTCCGCAAAAGCAAACCATAAAAAAACTAACAACTTTTGTTCCTAAAGCAGAAGCAGAACAATTACGTAATGCCTTATTTGATGCTGGAGCAGGTAGTATTGGCAATTACAGTAATTGTAGTTTTAATGTAGATGGTATTGGGACATTTAATGCCAACCAAGATGCTAATCCTACAATTGGTAAAAAAGGCGAAACACATTACGAAAACGAAACTCAAATAAACATCACCTTTCCTAAACATTTAGAAACTAAAATTTTAAGCACGTTATTTAAAACACATTCTTATGAAGAAGTTGCTTATGAAATTTCTACATTAGAAAACACAAACCAATCTATAGGAATGGGTATGATAGCTCAATTTGAGCAAGAAATGGAAGAAAAAGACTTTTTAAATTATCTTAAAGATAAAATGAAAGCACCTTACGTAAGACATACGCAATTACTAAATAAAAAAATTAAAAAAGTTGCTGTTTTAGGTGGCTCTGGCAGCTTTGCAATTGGCGCTGCAAAAGCTTCTGGCGCAGATGCTTTTGTAACTGCAGACTTAAAATATCACGACTTTTTTCAAGCCGAAAACAACATTCTTTTAGTAGATATTGGCCATTACGAAAGTGAACAGTACACAAAAAACGGTTTAGTAGCAATACTTACAAAAAAAATTCCTAATTTTGCATTCGTTTTATCAAACACAAATACCAATCCTGTTAAGTATTTTTAA
- the lpxK gene encoding tetraacyldisaccharide 4'-kinase, producing MKLIRRLLFPVVPIYYLVTWFRNLAYDKGWKSSKSYDFPVICVGNLSAGGTGKTPMVEYLIRLLKDKTNLATLSRGYGRKTKGFLLAEDNITATELGDEPFQFYHKFKDEIQVAVDENRQHGIAQLTKICNSPLTIILDDAYQHRKVTAGFNILLTTFHNLFVDDIVLPTGNLREPRSGYKRANVIVVTKCPETISQEQQEAIVLKLNAKSYQNVFFSYISYADFVLNNSSKIALKDLPDFTLVTGIANATPFVDFLNKNTLKFNHLAYKDHYNFTANDIKKLSELDLIVTTEKDYMRLKDESLLKDKLYYLPIQTEIINSEAFDSLINKYITA from the coding sequence ATGAAGTTAATAAGACGCTTACTTTTTCCTGTTGTACCTATTTACTATTTGGTAACTTGGTTTAGAAACTTAGCTTATGATAAAGGTTGGAAATCTTCAAAATCTTACGATTTTCCTGTAATTTGTGTAGGTAATTTAAGTGCTGGCGGAACAGGAAAAACGCCAATGGTTGAGTATTTAATCAGACTGTTAAAAGATAAAACTAACTTAGCTACTTTAAGTCGTGGTTATGGTAGGAAAACAAAAGGATTTTTATTAGCAGAAGACAATATTACAGCGACTGAATTAGGTGACGAGCCATTTCAATTTTACCATAAATTTAAAGATGAAATACAAGTTGCAGTAGATGAAAATAGACAACATGGAATTGCACAATTAACTAAAATTTGTAATTCGCCTTTAACTATAATTTTAGATGATGCCTACCAACATAGAAAAGTAACCGCTGGATTTAATATATTGCTAACGACTTTCCATAATTTATTTGTAGACGATATTGTTTTACCAACAGGAAATTTAAGAGAACCAAGATCTGGTTATAAAAGAGCAAATGTTATAGTTGTAACAAAGTGTCCAGAAACTATTAGTCAAGAACAACAGGAAGCAATTGTTTTAAAATTAAACGCAAAATCTTATCAAAATGTGTTTTTTAGCTATATAAGTTATGCCGATTTTGTACTTAATAACTCTAGCAAAATAGCATTAAAAGATTTACCGGATTTTACTTTAGTTACTGGAATTGCAAATGCTACACCTTTTGTTGATTTTTTAAATAAAAATACACTTAAGTTTAACCACTTAGCCTATAAAGATCATTATAATTTTACTGCAAATGATATTAAAAAGTTATCTGAATTAGATCTGATTGTAACCACTGAAAAAGATTACATGAGATTAAAAGATGAATCTTTATTAAAAGATAAACTGTATTATTTACCAATACAAACAGAGATTATTAATTCTGAAGCTTTTGATAGTTTAATCAATAAGTATATAACAGCTTAA
- a CDS encoding ATP-binding protein, with translation MTSLFKTYIIPFLVVLHFSFAYSQDLSQKEIDAIKNKIAFDINFAQKNINNNEYYKAQDDLDQALELAKQINDNKSIGLIYSKIGKLNYILEDPEEAIKVLVKAIEKQRFSKDNINIAETYKTLGLVYLNYKKEYNSAIDYFNSAITIFDDKDLHAYEAETIMYKADAYTALKSYTIAEELYEEVISISKRYQNNKVLSSTYIKLANVKAALDKLEEADSLANLGFQIAEKNNFKHILNLGFKIKSQIKEEAGEFQSANYLLKQHLALNDSLLKAKRSYLAPEKRLTFMFDNHIDYQKEREANLEKEVSSSWLEKLTTILSIALITILSLLTLSLYKNNNIRLKSNNILHKKNAELTIAMEKAELATKTKANFLSTVTHELRTPLYAVTGLTNMLLEENPKPEQVQHLKSLKFSGDYLLTFINDILQINKIEANKVDIEPEVFNLKKKVENVISALNNSALDNNITIHFEYDRELPENFDADQLKISQILINLIGNSIKFTKDGDIWIRIIKQKEAGDNLEVRFEVEDNGIGISKEKQQNMFESFSQGSIQINRKYGGTGLGLSIVKGLIDILKGKIYLKSELGKGTTFFFELPMKKSHQEIKVSKTNFFKDVDEIELSNIKILVVEDNKINQMITKKILNKMKLYCDVVDNGEEAVDMVKINNYDVVLMDIHMPGISGMEATRIIRTFDKELTIFALTAVTIEDKMQEFEDAGFTDIIPKPFKQEDFERKLFNALMITDKKSS, from the coding sequence ATGACTAGCCTTTTCAAAACATACATTATTCCGTTTTTAGTAGTTTTGCACTTTAGTTTTGCGTATTCACAAGACTTAAGTCAAAAGGAAATTGATGCGATTAAAAACAAAATTGCTTTTGATATTAATTTTGCTCAAAAAAATATCAATAACAATGAATATTACAAAGCGCAAGACGATCTTGACCAAGCGTTAGAATTAGCCAAACAAATTAACGATAATAAAAGCATTGGATTAATATATTCTAAAATTGGTAAACTTAACTACATTTTAGAAGATCCAGAAGAAGCTATTAAAGTACTTGTAAAAGCTATAGAAAAACAACGTTTTTCTAAAGACAATATTAATATTGCCGAGACTTACAAAACTTTAGGTCTAGTTTATTTAAACTATAAAAAGGAATACAATTCGGCTATAGACTATTTCAATTCTGCTATTACCATTTTTGACGATAAAGATTTACATGCATACGAAGCCGAAACTATAATGTATAAAGCAGATGCGTATACAGCTTTAAAAAGTTATACCATTGCAGAAGAATTATACGAAGAAGTTATTAGTATTTCTAAAAGATACCAAAACAACAAAGTACTTAGTAGCACTTACATCAAACTAGCTAATGTAAAAGCTGCTTTAGACAAATTAGAAGAAGCCGATAGTCTTGCTAATTTAGGTTTTCAAATTGCCGAAAAAAATAATTTTAAACACATTTTAAATCTAGGATTTAAAATAAAAAGTCAGATTAAAGAAGAAGCTGGAGAATTTCAATCGGCTAATTACCTACTAAAACAACATCTAGCCTTAAACGACTCTTTACTAAAGGCAAAACGCTCTTATCTAGCGCCAGAAAAGCGTTTAACTTTTATGTTTGATAATCACATAGATTATCAAAAAGAACGAGAAGCTAATCTAGAAAAAGAAGTTAGCAGTTCTTGGTTAGAAAAGCTTACTACCATATTAAGTATAGCTTTAATTACAATACTATCACTTTTAACATTATCGTTGTACAAAAACAATAATATTAGATTAAAATCTAATAATATATTACATAAAAAAAATGCCGAGCTTACCATTGCAATGGAAAAAGCAGAATTAGCTACAAAAACAAAAGCTAACTTTTTATCTACCGTAACGCACGAGCTAAGAACACCTTTGTACGCTGTAACTGGATTAACAAATATGTTACTTGAAGAAAACCCAAAACCTGAACAAGTACAGCATTTAAAATCTTTAAAATTTTCTGGAGATTATTTACTAACCTTCATTAACGATATTCTTCAAATAAATAAAATTGAAGCCAATAAAGTAGATATCGAACCGGAAGTTTTCAATCTAAAAAAGAAGGTAGAAAATGTCATATCAGCATTAAATAATTCGGCTTTAGACAATAACATCACGATTCATTTTGAATACGATAGAGAATTACCAGAAAATTTTGATGCCGATCAGTTAAAAATTTCTCAAATACTAATCAACTTAATAGGTAATTCGATTAAATTTACAAAAGATGGCGACATCTGGATAAGAATAATTAAACAAAAGGAAGCTGGAGATAATCTAGAAGTTAGATTTGAAGTTGAAGATAACGGTATAGGAATTAGCAAAGAAAAACAACAAAATATGTTCGAAAGTTTTTCTCAAGGCTCAATTCAAATTAACAGAAAATATGGTGGTACCGGATTAGGATTATCTATCGTAAAAGGTTTAATTGATATCTTAAAAGGAAAAATCTATCTAAAAAGTGAGCTTGGTAAAGGCACAACCTTTTTCTTTGAATTACCTATGAAAAAGAGCCACCAAGAAATTAAAGTATCTAAAACAAACTTCTTTAAAGACGTAGACGAAATCGAATTAAGCAATATAAAAATACTAGTTGTAGAGGATAATAAAATTAATCAAATGATTACTAAAAAAATCCTGAACAAAATGAAATTGTATTGCGATGTTGTAGACAATGGTGAAGAAGCTGTAGACATGGTAAAAATCAACAACTACGATGTTGTACTAATGGATATTCATATGCCAGGCATTAGTGGTATGGAAGCTACTAGAATTATTAGAACTTTTGATAAAGAACTTACCATTTTTGCATTAACTGCTGTAACAATCGAGGATAAAATGCAAGAATTTGAAGATGCTGGTTTTACAGACATTATCCCTAAACCATTTAAACAAGAAGATTTTGAGCGTAAATTATTTAATGCGCTTATGATTACAGATAAAAAATCGTCTTAA
- the gap gene encoding type I glyceraldehyde-3-phosphate dehydrogenase — MITVAINGFGRIGRRVFRLLHNHPSIKVIAINDLADAKTLAHLLKYDSIHGVFPAEIFSTENSIVVNNKKIPLDNKKHPKDIDWSTLQPDFVIESTGKFKTSEDLEFHLKNGSKKVILSVPPIDDTIKTIVLGVNQNSLDGSEKIISNASCTTNNAAPMFKIINDLCGIDQAYITTVHSYTTDQSLHDQPHRDLRRARAAGQSIVPTTTGAAKALTKIFPDLSNVIGGCGIRVPVANGSLTDVTFNVKNTVTIDQVNNAFKVAAQTTYKGILEYTEDPIVSIDIVGNTHSCIFDAQMTSVIGNMVKIIGWYDNETGYSSRLIDLIINLSDES, encoded by the coding sequence ATGATAACGGTTGCTATTAACGGTTTCGGTCGTATTGGTAGGCGTGTTTTTAGATTACTACACAATCATCCATCTATAAAGGTAATTGCTATTAATGATTTGGCTGATGCTAAAACATTAGCACATTTATTAAAATACGATAGTATTCATGGTGTTTTTCCTGCTGAAATTTTTTCTACTGAAAATTCCATAGTAGTAAACAATAAAAAAATTCCATTAGATAATAAAAAACATCCTAAAGACATTGATTGGTCTACACTACAACCAGATTTTGTCATTGAATCTACTGGTAAATTTAAAACTTCCGAAGATTTAGAATTTCATCTTAAAAACGGATCTAAAAAAGTAATTTTAAGTGTTCCGCCAATTGACGATACGATAAAAACAATTGTTTTAGGCGTCAATCAAAATAGTTTGGATGGTAGCGAAAAGATAATTTCTAATGCATCTTGCACGACAAATAACGCTGCACCAATGTTTAAAATTATTAACGATTTATGTGGTATAGACCAAGCTTATATAACTACAGTACACTCCTACACTACAGATCAAAGTTTACATGATCAACCACATCGTGATTTACGTCGTGCTAGAGCTGCAGGACAAAGTATAGTTCCTACCACAACTGGTGCTGCTAAAGCATTAACCAAAATATTTCCTGATTTATCTAATGTAATTGGTGGTTGCGGTATTAGAGTTCCTGTTGCAAATGGATCTTTAACAGATGTTACATTTAATGTAAAAAATACTGTGACCATAGATCAAGTAAATAACGCATTTAAAGTAGCTGCTCAAACAACTTATAAAGGTATACTTGAATATACAGAAGATCCGATTGTGTCTATAGATATTGTAGGTAATACACATTCTTGCATTTTTGATGCACAAATGACGTCTGTAATTGGTAATATGGTAAAAATTATTGGTTGGTATGATAATGAAACTGGATATTCCAGTAGACTAATTGACTTGATTATCAATTTATCGGACGAAAGTTAA
- the lipA gene encoding lipoyl synthase — MNTENTSNILPERKPKPKWLRVKLPTGKKYTELRGLVDKYKLNTICTSGSCPNMGECWGEGTATFMILGNICTRSCGFCGVKTGRPETVDWDEPEKVARSIKIMKIKHAVLTSVDRDDLKDMGSIMWAETVKAVRRMNPETTMETLIPDFQGIEMHLDRIINVAPEVVSHNIETVRRLTREVRIQAKYDRSMQVLNYLKQQGQRRTKSGIMLGLGETKEEVIETLHDLKENNVDVVTIGQYLQPSKKHLPVKRFVMPDEFKEYEEIGLKLGFRHVESSALVRSSYKAQKHIN; from the coding sequence ATGAACACAGAGAATACTTCAAATATATTACCAGAAAGAAAACCTAAACCAAAATGGCTTCGTGTAAAATTACCTACAGGTAAAAAGTATACCGAGTTAAGAGGCTTAGTAGACAAATACAAACTTAATACAATTTGTACTTCTGGAAGCTGTCCAAATATGGGCGAATGTTGGGGCGAAGGTACTGCAACCTTCATGATTCTTGGTAACATTTGCACTAGATCATGTGGCTTTTGCGGTGTTAAAACTGGTAGACCTGAAACTGTAGATTGGGACGAACCAGAAAAGGTTGCTAGATCTATAAAAATAATGAAAATCAAACACGCTGTTCTTACCAGTGTAGATAGAGATGATCTTAAAGACATGGGAAGTATCATGTGGGCAGAAACCGTTAAGGCTGTAAGACGTATGAATCCTGAAACTACTATGGAAACTTTAATCCCTGATTTTCAAGGTATAGAAATGCACCTTGATAGAATTATTAATGTTGCTCCAGAAGTTGTTTCGCATAATATAGAAACCGTTAGGAGATTAACTAGAGAAGTACGTATTCAAGCAAAATACGACCGTAGTATGCAAGTTTTAAATTATTTAAAACAGCAAGGACAACGTCGTACTAAATCTGGAATAATGTTAGGTTTAGGCGAAACTAAAGAAGAGGTAATTGAAACTTTACACGATTTAAAAGAAAACAACGTAGATGTTGTTACTATTGGACAGTATTTACAACCAAGTAAAAAACATTTACCTGTAAAACGTTTTGTGATGCCTGACGAATTTAAAGAATACGAAGAAATTGGTCTTAAACTTGGTTTTAGACATGTAGAAAGTAGCGCCTTAGTTAGATCTTCATATAAAGCTCAAAAACATATAAATTAA
- a CDS encoding Nramp family divalent metal transporter: MNFNLKKLGPGLLFAGAAIGVSHLVQSTRAGAEFGFGFIWALLLINLIKYPFFQFGPRYALATGESLLEGYKKLGKGILFTYFILTFLTMFTIQTAVTIVTAGLASSLFGSIFSVEIWTVIILIICALIILRGKYTVLDKLMKVIVITLTISTIIAVILALKGNTQPITITQIIPENAKSIAFLIAFMGWMPAPLDVSIWQSLWAIEKQKNNPNYDVKTGLFDFNIGFIAAIFVGLGFIALGALVMFNSGQTISPLASVFANQLIELYTKQLGNWSYVIIGIAAFTTMFSTTLTTLDASPRAMTKTAELIFNTSFKNGFLFWLILLVLGTVLVFFCLQSEMGLLIKIATILSFITAPFYAIANYKLITSKHTPLNWHPSLKLKLTSWFGILFLIGFSFWYLTTL; encoded by the coding sequence ATGAATTTCAACTTAAAAAAACTTGGTCCTGGTTTATTATTTGCTGGAGCAGCAATAGGTGTTTCGCATTTAGTACAATCTACACGTGCTGGAGCAGAGTTTGGTTTTGGATTTATTTGGGCTTTATTACTAATCAATCTTATAAAATATCCTTTTTTTCAGTTTGGACCAAGATATGCTTTGGCAACAGGAGAAAGTTTACTAGAAGGCTACAAAAAATTAGGTAAAGGTATTTTATTCACCTATTTTATTTTAACCTTTCTAACCATGTTTACCATTCAAACTGCAGTCACCATTGTCACAGCAGGATTAGCAAGTTCATTATTTGGTAGCATTTTTTCTGTAGAAATCTGGACAGTAATTATCCTAATAATTTGCGCATTAATTATTTTAAGAGGAAAATATACAGTACTTGACAAACTAATGAAGGTTATTGTAATTACTTTAACCATAAGTACTATAATTGCTGTAATTTTAGCTCTTAAAGGAAATACGCAACCCATAACAATAACGCAAATCATACCAGAAAACGCCAAAAGTATTGCCTTTTTGATTGCGTTTATGGGTTGGATGCCAGCACCTTTAGATGTCTCTATTTGGCAATCCCTTTGGGCTATAGAGAAACAAAAAAACAATCCAAATTATGATGTAAAAACTGGATTATTCGATTTTAATATTGGATTTATCGCAGCTATTTTTGTTGGCTTAGGATTTATAGCTTTAGGCGCTTTGGTAATGTTTAATTCTGGCCAAACCATAAGTCCGCTAGCTTCTGTTTTTGCCAATCAATTAATAGAATTATACACAAAACAGCTTGGTAATTGGTCGTATGTGATTATTGGTATAGCAGCATTTACAACTATGTTTAGCACTACACTAACTACATTAGATGCATCTCCTAGAGCGATGACAAAAACTGCAGAACTTATTTTTAACACCAGTTTTAAAAACGGATTTTTATTTTGGTTAATACTATTAGTTTTAGGTACTGTATTAGTGTTTTTCTGCTTACAATCAGAAATGGGTTTACTAATTAAAATTGCAACCATTTTATCTTTTATAACTGCGCCTTTTTATGCTATAGCTAACTATAAACTAATCACAAGTAAACATACTCCGTTAAATTGGCATCCAAGTTTAAAACTTAAACTAACAAGTTGGTTTGGTATATTATTTTTAATTGGATTTAGCTTTTGGTACTTAACAACACTATAG
- a CDS encoding RNA polymerase sigma factor produces MEVKEAIQKAKNNDQKAFKYLLNTYWDQVYGFQLKRVENENDAEDITIQTFSKAFDKIDTFNDNYTFSTWLITISKNIHIDIVRKEKHSIKQALTRTDDEVYQVLDESPSAEDKLITEQNLAQLLKDIKKLKLHYQEVINLRYFQELSYKDISEHLNEPINNVKVKLLRAKKLLAEIIQKQ; encoded by the coding sequence TTGGAAGTAAAAGAAGCTATACAAAAAGCCAAAAACAACGATCAAAAAGCATTTAAATACCTTTTAAATACATATTGGGATCAAGTATATGGATTTCAGCTTAAACGCGTAGAAAATGAAAATGATGCAGAAGACATCACAATTCAAACCTTTTCTAAAGCGTTTGATAAAATAGATACGTTTAACGACAACTACACCTTTAGCACATGGCTTATTACCATATCAAAAAATATTCATATTGATATTGTAAGAAAAGAAAAACACTCTATCAAACAAGCTTTAACTAGAACAGACGATGAGGTTTATCAAGTTTTAGACGAGTCACCTTCGGCAGAAGATAAACTTATTACTGAACAAAATTTGGCTCAACTTTTAAAAGATATTAAAAAGCTAAAATTGCACTATCAAGAGGTTATTAACTTAAGATATTTTCAAGAGTTAAGTTATAAAGATATTTCAGAGCATTTAAACGAGCCAATTAACAACGTAAAAGTTAAGTTATTAAGAGCTAAAAAACTGCTTGCCGAGATTATTCAAAAACAATAA
- a CDS encoding glycosyltransferase, protein MIILDVLFYSFVVVVLIQVLYYGVLFGSFAFSKAEKPKGKNLPISVIICAKNEAENISQFLPSVINQNYPNFEIVLINDASSDETLDVFESFKAQHNNIKIVNVENNEAFWGNKKYALTLGIKAASFDHLLFTDADCKPLSTQWITKMSGYFSDQKTIVLGYGSYTPVKKSILNKLIRFETLLTAVQYFSYAKIGLPYMGVGRNLAYHKDEFFNANGFINHIKIRSGDDDLFINEVATAKNTALALDPKSFTTSIAKTSFKAWFRQKRRHVSTAKHYKFKHKFLLALFYISQVLFWVFGILLLSTLHLWPFVLGICIIRLIIQFLSLGYAAKKLKEVDLILMLPFLEIFLLILQFCIFINNLISKPNYWK, encoded by the coding sequence ATGATAATACTTGATGTTTTATTCTACAGCTTTGTAGTTGTAGTCCTAATACAAGTATTATATTACGGCGTACTTTTTGGAAGTTTCGCTTTTTCTAAAGCAGAAAAACCCAAAGGTAAAAACCTACCTATTTCGGTTATCATTTGTGCAAAAAATGAAGCTGAAAACATTTCACAATTTTTACCTTCAGTAATAAATCAAAATTATCCAAATTTTGAAATCGTATTAATTAACGATGCTAGTTCTGATGAAACTTTAGATGTTTTTGAAAGCTTTAAAGCGCAACATAACAATATAAAAATAGTTAATGTTGAAAATAACGAAGCATTTTGGGGAAACAAAAAATACGCTCTAACATTAGGAATTAAAGCAGCAAGTTTTGATCATTTACTTTTTACAGATGCCGACTGTAAACCTTTATCTACACAATGGATTACTAAAATGTCTGGTTATTTTTCAGATCAAAAAACTATTGTATTAGGTTATGGTAGTTATACGCCAGTAAAAAAATCGATATTAAATAAACTAATACGTTTTGAAACGTTACTTACAGCTGTTCAATATTTTTCTTACGCAAAAATAGGATTACCATATATGGGCGTTGGTCGCAACTTAGCTTATCATAAAGACGAGTTTTTTAACGCAAATGGTTTTATAAACCACATAAAAATAAGATCTGGTGACGACGACCTTTTTATTAATGAAGTCGCAACAGCAAAAAATACTGCTTTAGCATTAGACCCAAAGTCGTTCACAACATCTATAGCAAAAACAAGTTTTAAAGCTTGGTTTAGACAAAAAAGAAGACATGTTTCTACTGCAAAACATTATAAATTTAAACACAAGTTTTTATTAGCGTTATTTTACATTAGCCAAGTTTTATTTTGGGTATTTGGTATACTTTTATTGTCTACCTTACATTTATGGCCTTTTGTATTAGGCATATGTATTATTAGGCTAATTATTCAGTTTTTAAGTTTAGGATATGCTGCAAAAAAACTTAAAGAAGTAGATTTAATTTTAATGTTACCTTTTTTAGAAATTTTCTTACTTATATTGCAATTCTGTATCTTTATAAATAATCTAATTTCAAAACCAAATTATTGGAAGTAA
- a CDS encoding membrane or secreted protein has product MKLLLITLLLLGLGIAGIAIKIWAKKDGKFAGTCASQNPMLNKDGDACGFCGKTPDQFDSCNQPQHS; this is encoded by the coding sequence TTGAAACTTTTATTAATTACATTATTACTTTTAGGATTAGGCATTGCAGGAATTGCAATCAAAATTTGGGCAAAAAAAGACGGTAAATTTGCTGGAACTTGCGCAAGTCAAAATCCTATGTTAAATAAAGATGGTGATGCTTGTGGATTTTGTGGTAAAACACCAGATCAATTCGATTCTTGTAATCAACCTCAACACTCTTAA
- a CDS encoding anti-sigma factor has translation MNVNEKITTFLNSGLLEQYLIGQTNTSQTLEVEHYLKTSPEVNKAYKKLEEQLEFTAQLHAVKAPKNVLDSVLNSIEETPVVKLNTKPKRKWYSLAIAASVAALLFAGSSAYLYMQNNQLSKENQVIVDEIFDLRGDITNNNNKLNDILEQFKQLNNPETEKYVLEGNRSAKDLKTVAYINPKEKRSMIDVVSLPQLPDDKVYQIWADIQGKMVSLGILNEADRKLQEIPYTEDALGLSISIEPKGGSLQRSNDTPVAEISLKLND, from the coding sequence ATGAATGTAAATGAAAAAATAACTACTTTTTTAAACTCTGGTTTATTAGAACAATATCTAATTGGCCAAACCAATACGTCGCAAACTTTAGAAGTAGAACATTATTTAAAAACATCTCCAGAAGTTAACAAAGCCTACAAAAAGCTTGAAGAACAATTAGAGTTTACAGCACAATTACATGCTGTAAAAGCGCCAAAAAATGTTTTAGATTCTGTTTTAAATTCTATTGAAGAAACTCCTGTTGTAAAACTAAACACAAAACCAAAAAGAAAATGGTACAGTTTAGCAATAGCAGCAAGTGTTGCAGCATTACTATTTGCTGGAAGTTCTGCGTATTTATACATGCAAAACAATCAGCTTTCTAAAGAAAATCAAGTAATTGTAGACGAGATTTTTGATCTAAGAGGTGACATTACAAACAACAATAATAAGTTAAACGACATCTTAGAACAATTTAAACAATTAAATAATCCAGAGACCGAAAAATACGTACTAGAAGGTAATAGAAGCGCAAAAGACCTAAAAACTGTAGCATATATAAATCCTAAAGAAAAAAGATCTATGATAGATGTTGTTTCTTTACCACAATTACCAGACGATAAAGTTTACCAAATTTGGGCAGACATACAAGGTAAAATGGTAAGCTTAGGAATACTAAACGAAGCCGATAGAAAGCTTCAAGAGATACCTTACACTGAAGACGCGCTAGGTTTGAGTATATCTATAGAGCCAAAAGGCGGAAGCTTACAACGCTCTAACGATACACCTGTTGCCGAAATCTCTTTAAAATTAAATGATTAA
- a CDS encoding RNA polymerase sigma factor, protein MNFSLEDSIITHLKNGDKIAINLLYENYADALFGVIKKVISDDDLAQDVLQETLIKVWKKGKSYDPEKAKLFTWLYRIAYNSAIDKIRSVNNKSSKEIQIEDSNVYKLTTKSLNEDVMDIKKHLHTLDIKYQEVINALFFEGMTQQEASEELNIPLGTIKSRLKIALRELKKIYNP, encoded by the coding sequence TTGAATTTTTCTCTTGAAGATAGTATAATAACCCATTTAAAAAATGGAGACAAAATTGCAATTAATTTACTTTACGAAAATTACGCAGATGCACTTTTTGGTGTAATAAAAAAAGTAATAAGTGATGACGATCTAGCCCAAGATGTACTTCAAGAAACACTTATAAAAGTTTGGAAAAAAGGTAAAAGTTATGATCCAGAAAAAGCAAAACTATTTACTTGGCTTTACCGTATTGCTTACAATTCTGCAATAGATAAAATTAGATCTGTTAACAATAAATCTTCTAAAGAAATCCAAATTGAAGATTCAAACGTATATAAACTGACTACCAAAAGTTTAAACGAAGATGTGATGGATATAAAAAAGCACCTTCACACCTTAGACATTAAATATCAAGAAGTCATAAATGCACTGTTTTTTGAAGGTATGACCCAACAAGAAGCTAGTGAAGAATTAAACATACCGTTAGGTACAATAAAATCTAGATTAAAAATAGCATTACGTGAATTAAAAAAAATTTACAACCCTTAA